A window of Spirochaetota bacterium contains these coding sequences:
- a CDS encoding deoxyribonuclease IV: MRYIGVHVSVAGGLYKSLMRAKILGINAIQIFLKNARRWENPPYKNEDVELFKINRRKFDDLQVFAHSGYLINLAAKGNIFLKSFRAMIDEIERADALGIDYIVLHPGNHKGNGEVFAIDKIANSLRRIIQRIDNKSIKILLETTSGSGTTIGYRFEHLRDIIDISKNSERISVCLDTCHIFAAGYRISDEEGFHRTIEEFDRIIGLDRLKLIHLNDCKSQLGSKIDRHEHIGEGFIGDSGFRLILNDNRLKDIPMILETPKVIRASEEKSSFKDIPKVIETSRKYGLSIVDVLLKDMPTVYETTKRIGVSASDAIFKNLLNTIDNAKRFGVSIFDTILKDIPKSLEVTQREGVSIPNVLLKDIPKILETSIKRDIPISDAVLKNIVNIYEKAKLSLFEVDGMNLNRVYGLIDNNK; encoded by the coding sequence ATGAGATATATCGGTGTCCATGTTTCTGTAGCTGGTGGATTGTATAAGTCTTTGATGCGAGCGAAGATATTAGGCATTAATGCTATTCAAATTTTTCTGAAGAATGCTAGGAGGTGGGAGAATCCACCCTATAAGAATGAGGATGTAGAATTATTCAAAATAAATAGAAGAAAGTTTGATGATTTACAGGTCTTTGCGCATTCAGGTTATCTGATCAATCTTGCTGCCAAAGGCAATATTTTTCTCAAGTCCTTTAGGGCAATGATTGACGAGATTGAAAGAGCGGATGCATTGGGGATAGATTATATTGTTCTTCATCCTGGCAATCATAAGGGAAATGGTGAGGTTTTTGCTATTGATAAGATCGCTAACTCTCTGCGTAGGATAATCCAAAGGATTGATAACAAAAGCATAAAGATACTGCTTGAGACCACCTCTGGCAGTGGAACAACAATAGGATACAGATTTGAACATCTGCGGGATATTATTGATATTTCAAAGAATAGTGAACGAATATCAGTCTGTCTGGATACCTGTCATATTTTTGCCGCAGGTTATCGGATATCTGATGAGGAGGGATTTCATAGGACTATTGAAGAGTTTGACAGGATAATTGGGCTTGATAGGCTAAAGCTTATCCATCTCAATGATTGCAAGAGTCAATTAGGTAGTAAAATAGACAGGCATGAGCATATAGGTGAGGGGTTTATAGGAGACTCAGGCTTTAGGTTGATATTAAATGATAATAGGCTTAAGGATATCCCAATGATACTAGAAACTCCAAAGGTTATCAGGGCTTCAGAAGAGAAAAGCTCTTTTAAGGATATCCCGAAGGTTATAGAAACATCGAGAAAATACGGACTCTCCATAGTAGATGTGCTGTTAAAGGATATGCCTACGGTTTATGAAACAACTAAGAGGATCGGGGTTTCAGCATCTGACGCTATATTTAAAAATTTACTCAATACTATTGACAATGCAAAGAGATTTGGTGTCTCAATTTTTGATACTATATTGAAGGATATTCCAAAGAGTCTTGAGGTTACACAGAGGGAAGGAGTCTCTATACCAAATGTGCTGTTAAAGGACATCCCAAAGATTCTCGAGACTTCAATTAAACGAGATATTCCTATTTCTGATGCGGTATTGAAAAATATTGTGAATATATATGAAAAGGCAAAGCTGAGCCTCTTTGAGGTTGATGGGATGAATCTTAATAGGGTATATGGCTTGATTGATAATAACAAATAG
- a CDS encoding DUF167 domain-containing protein, producing the protein MEKAIIDIIVSPKSSKSKIVKYSASNLKIYLNSPPVDGMANEECIGLLSKRLRISKSRIEIIKGKKGKRKRIAIQGISKDDVLRSIEG; encoded by the coding sequence TTGGAAAAAGCCATTATTGATATTATAGTATCACCGAAATCATCTAAAAGTAAGATTGTGAAGTATAGTGCATCCAATCTCAAAATATATCTAAACTCGCCGCCGGTTGATGGCATGGCTAATGAAGAGTGTATTGGGCTCTTGTCAAAAAGACTCAGAATTTCTAAATCGAGAATTGAAATCATTAAGGGAAAAAAGGGGAAGAGAAAGAGGATAGCAATACAGGGCATATCTAAGGATGATGTTTTAAGGTCAATTGAGGGATAA
- a CDS encoding MBL fold metallo-hydrolase — MQIITHENGPFLVNTYLVLNETSGKAFIIDPGTDIEPLCKKIEKEKILLEATVCTHGHLDHVFGVSALQKKYNIPFYMNKMDLHFIDSLPFQAGIFGVSDPGIPTLDFDLPTSGMISLADIQINLLYTPGHSKGSVSIYIEESVFSGDALFNFSIGRTDLPDGNYNELITSVKEKLFSLPEETKVFPGHGPSTTIGREREYNPFFD; from the coding sequence ATGCAAATAATAACTCATGAGAATGGTCCATTCCTTGTTAATACCTATTTAGTACTCAACGAAACCAGTGGAAAAGCTTTCATCATTGATCCAGGAACTGATATTGAACCCTTGTGTAAAAAAATCGAAAAAGAAAAAATCTTGTTAGAGGCAACCGTCTGCACACATGGGCATCTTGATCATGTCTTTGGGGTGAGCGCATTACAAAAAAAATATAATATTCCCTTCTATATGAATAAAATGGATTTACACTTCATAGACTCATTGCCATTTCAAGCAGGCATATTTGGAGTGTCAGATCCAGGCATACCCACCCTTGATTTTGATTTGCCTACATCTGGGATGATATCATTAGCTGACATTCAGATCAATCTATTATACACTCCTGGACACTCCAAGGGTTCAGTTTCAATTTATATTGAGGAAAGCGTTTTTTCAGGCGATGCGCTCTTTAACTTCTCAATTGGGAGGACAGACCTTCCTGATGGTAATTATAATGAACTAATTACATCAGTAAAGGAAAAACTTTTTAGTCTACCCGAAGAGACAAAGGTATTTCCGGGACATGGCCCAAGTACCACAATCGGAAGAGAAAGAGAATACAATCCATTCTTTGATTAG
- a CDS encoding STAS domain-containing protein, which yields MLNIQDMGEGAYVIRIGIPEVHTLDVPDLKDHLQQAIIDKDITKLILDLSDVKVITSSGIGIFLNINKSLKSCFALASPSREVKKVLDLTKVSSVIKVFDTIDDAVTDLSSQ from the coding sequence ATGCTTAATATTCAGGACATGGGAGAGGGCGCTTATGTTATAAGAATTGGTATTCCAGAGGTTCATACCCTTGATGTACCAGATTTGAAGGATCATCTGCAGCAGGCGATAATTGATAAGGATATAACCAAATTGATATTGGATTTATCTGATGTGAAGGTAATTACCAGTTCTGGTATTGGTATATTCCTTAATATCAATAAAAGTCTAAAATCATGCTTTGCGCTTGCATCTCCAAGTCGTGAAGTTAAAAAGGTGCTGGATTTAACGAAGGTTTCATCAGTAATTAAGGTATTTGATACAATTGATGATGCAGTAACTGATTTATCATCACAATGA
- a CDS encoding methylenetetrahydrofolate reductase translates to MKATEIWKPENKPTISFELFPPRSEKAAINFEKALEELIALKPDFVSVTFGAGGSTREGSYQLIDKLRRKNDLEVIAYFAGFGLGPDDTISVLDSYRDLGLDNILIVRGDPPHGDDNFTPHPKSLSYASDILKFVKPKYDFCLGAASYPEGHIDAENKEKDLDYLQLKLENGAEFTICNYFYDNKYFFDFRERCKTRGINVPIVPGIMPIYSIKMMENLAKLCGATITDEVRKGLSALPEDDKKTLEEFGIEFATNQCRELLKAGVPGLHIYTMDRSTSTTGIVNNLRDEGLL, encoded by the coding sequence ATGAAAGCAACAGAAATATGGAAGCCTGAGAATAAACCAACAATTTCCTTTGAATTGTTTCCACCAAGGTCAGAAAAGGCTGCAATAAACTTTGAAAAGGCTTTAGAAGAATTAATAGCCCTAAAACCAGATTTTGTTTCTGTTACCTTTGGGGCTGGTGGTTCAACTCGTGAAGGATCATATCAGCTTATTGATAAATTGAGGAGAAAGAATGACCTCGAGGTGATCGCCTATTTCGCTGGATTCGGTTTAGGACCAGATGATACCATCTCTGTTCTTGATAGTTATCGGGATTTAGGTTTGGATAACATCCTGATCGTGCGCGGAGACCCACCGCACGGCGATGATAATTTCACACCACATCCTAAGAGTTTATCCTACGCCTCAGACATTCTGAAATTCGTGAAACCTAAATATGACTTCTGCCTAGGAGCAGCCAGTTATCCAGAAGGGCATATTGATGCAGAAAACAAGGAGAAAGACCTTGATTATCTACAACTAAAATTGGAAAATGGCGCAGAGTTTACCATTTGTAACTATTTTTATGATAATAAATACTTTTTTGACTTTAGAGAGCGTTGCAAGACAAGGGGAATTAACGTTCCTATTGTGCCAGGTATTATGCCGATCTATAGCATAAAGATGATGGAAAATTTGGCCAAGCTTTGCGGGGCAACCATCACCGATGAGGTGCGCAAAGGCCTTTCAGCCCTTCCAGAGGACGACAAAAAAACATTGGAGGAATTTGGGATTGAATTTGCTACAAACCAGTGCAGGGAATTGCTAAAGGCAGGGGTTCCAGGACTACATATTTATACAATGGACAGAAGTACATCAACCACTGGAATAGTAAACAATCTGCGTGATGAGGGGCTGCTGTAA
- a CDS encoding choice-of-anchor Q domain-containing protein produces MMNNYGFKLSLIICLIIASLSCNNSDKSDNPSLIISNDIFNGSDYSDCIDLDEAVLTGNLFYVDPVNGDINNNGSSESPFSTLQEIVDNNKIETRVFKELPYNIGGEMKIKNPGAPIKGGDTIILRNGFHGKFEFQGAYNDEYINIIAEDGHSPSLSMVYLSAASKWRFRGLKISPEFASPYELNTLVHFESHGWHGPISNITIDDCTMYSVQDSSGWDIDNWNELACNGIRVYGNCMTIRNNYCKNIQYGITVRGDFVIVKNNLIENFSGDGMRGLGNDMFFEYNTVKNSYVVDENHDDGFQSWSVNDDPPRERVVLRGNVIINYEDPNQPFRGPLQGIGCFDGPYINWIVENNIVVVDHWHGISLYGAFNCRVVNNTVVDINNSSPGPSWILINAHKNGTPSEDCVIRNNIATHVTATDGVVEDHNLVIEYNDYTDLFVDFDNLNFRLTPDASAIDAGSAELAPSLDIEGNSRPKGEGYDIGAYEY; encoded by the coding sequence ATGATGAATAACTATGGATTTAAACTAAGCCTAATAATTTGTTTAATTATTGCTTCACTTTCCTGTAATAATTCGGATAAATCCGATAATCCATCTCTAATTATTAGTAATGATATTTTTAATGGTTCAGACTATTCTGACTGTATAGATCTTGATGAGGCTGTGCTTACAGGTAATTTATTCTATGTTGATCCTGTTAATGGAGACATAAACAATAATGGCAGCAGCGAATCACCCTTTAGCACTCTACAGGAGATTGTTGATAATAATAAGATTGAAACTCGAGTTTTTAAGGAGCTTCCATATAACATAGGGGGTGAAATGAAAATCAAGAATCCGGGTGCTCCAATTAAGGGGGGCGATACTATTATATTGCGAAACGGTTTTCACGGTAAATTTGAATTTCAGGGCGCTTATAATGATGAATATATTAATATTATTGCTGAGGATGGGCATAGCCCGAGTTTATCTATGGTTTATCTATCAGCGGCATCCAAATGGCGTTTTAGGGGATTGAAGATTAGTCCGGAATTCGCGAGTCCTTATGAGTTAAATACCCTTGTACATTTTGAATCACATGGATGGCATGGTCCTATTAGTAATATTACAATTGACGATTGTACAATGTATTCAGTTCAGGATTCATCAGGTTGGGATATAGATAATTGGAATGAACTCGCCTGTAATGGGATAAGAGTTTATGGTAATTGTATGACAATCCGCAATAATTACTGTAAAAACATACAATATGGCATAACTGTTAGGGGCGATTTTGTGATAGTAAAGAATAATTTAATTGAAAACTTTTCTGGTGATGGAATGAGGGGTCTTGGCAATGATATGTTTTTTGAGTATAATACAGTTAAGAATAGCTATGTTGTTGATGAAAATCATGATGATGGATTTCAGTCCTGGTCGGTTAACGATGACCCACCCCGTGAACGCGTAGTATTACGCGGTAATGTAATTATCAACTACGAAGATCCTAATCAACCCTTTAGGGGCCCTCTACAGGGAATCGGATGTTTTGATGGGCCCTATATCAATTGGATAGTAGAAAATAATATTGTTGTTGTTGATCATTGGCATGGAATATCTCTTTATGGTGCCTTTAATTGTCGAGTTGTTAATAATACTGTGGTTGATATCAACAATTCGAGTCCGGGTCCATCATGGATTTTAATCAATGCTCACAAAAATGGAACCCCAAGCGAGGATTGTGTTATTAGAAATAATATAGCAACTCATGTGACTGCAACGGATGGCGTTGTGGAAGATCATAATCTAGTTATAGAATATAATGATTACACTGACCTTTTTGTGGATTTCGATAATCTAAATTTTCGACTAACACCCGATGCTTCAGCAATCGATGCTGGAAGCGCGGAACTTGCTCCAAGTCTAGATATAGAAGGTAATTCCAGGCCGAAGGGTGAGGGTTATGATATTGGAGCTTATGAATATTGA